In Flavobacterium gelatinilyticum, a genomic segment contains:
- a CDS encoding pyridoxal phosphate-dependent aminotransferase, producing MNHILSDRINNLATSQTLAMAALARELKAQGKDIISLSLGEPDFNTPDFIKEAAKKAIDENYSTYSPVDGYQDLKEAICRKFKRDNDLEYKPSQIVVSTGAKQSLYNIAQVMLNDGDEVILPAPYWVSYFEIVKLSGGVPVEVPTSVDTDFKITPEQLEAAITPKTKMMWFSSPCNPSGSVYSREELTALAKVLEKHPNIYVVADEIYEHINFSGTFCSIGSIPGMLEKTITVNGVAKAFAMTGYRIGYIGAPEFIAKACTKIQGQVTSGANSVAQRATITAVDADPSVLNEMVKAFHGRRDLVVGLLKEIPGVKINVPEGAFYVFPDVSSFFGKTLKGTEIKDANDVSMYLLAEANVATVTGDAFGNPNCIRFSYATSEDLLKEALRRIKEALAA from the coding sequence ATGAACCATATTCTTTCGGACAGAATCAACAATCTAGCTACTTCGCAAACATTAGCCATGGCTGCTTTAGCCCGCGAATTAAAGGCACAAGGAAAAGACATTATCAGTTTAAGTTTAGGCGAGCCTGACTTTAATACGCCTGACTTCATTAAAGAAGCGGCTAAAAAAGCAATCGACGAAAACTACAGTACATATTCTCCTGTTGACGGATATCAGGATTTAAAAGAAGCTATCTGCAGAAAATTCAAAAGAGATAATGATTTAGAATACAAACCTTCTCAAATCGTAGTTTCTACAGGAGCAAAACAATCTTTATACAACATTGCTCAGGTAATGCTAAATGATGGTGATGAGGTAATCTTACCGGCGCCATACTGGGTTTCGTATTTCGAAATCGTAAAACTTTCAGGCGGAGTTCCTGTTGAGGTTCCAACTTCTGTTGATACTGATTTCAAAATTACTCCGGAACAATTAGAAGCGGCAATCACGCCAAAAACAAAAATGATGTGGTTCTCTTCTCCTTGTAATCCTTCTGGATCTGTTTACAGCAGAGAAGAATTAACCGCTTTGGCTAAAGTTTTAGAAAAACACCCAAATATTTACGTTGTGGCTGACGAAATTTATGAGCACATTAATTTCTCAGGAACTTTCTGCAGCATCGGTTCTATTCCGGGAATGTTAGAAAAAACAATCACTGTAAACGGAGTTGCAAAAGCATTTGCCATGACAGGATACAGAATTGGTTATATTGGAGCTCCGGAATTCATCGCAAAAGCGTGTACAAAAATTCAGGGACAAGTAACTTCTGGCGCTAATTCTGTTGCGCAAAGAGCTACAATCACAGCAGTAGATGCAGATCCAAGCGTATTAAACGAAATGGTAAAAGCTTTCCACGGACGAAGAGATTTAGTAGTTGGGTTATTAAAAGAAATTCCAGGTGTGAAAATCAACGTTCCTGAAGGTGCTTTCTATGTATTCCCGGATGTTTCTTCTTTCTTCGGAAAAACTTTAAAAGGAACTGAAATTAAAGATGCAAACGATGTATCGATGTATCTTTTAGCAGAAGCAAACGTTGCAACAGTAACCGGAGACGCTTTTGGAAATCCAAACTGTATTCGTTTCTCTTACGCAACAAGCGAAGATTTATTAAAAGAAGCTCTACGCAGAATCAAAGAAGCGCTGGCTGCATAA
- a CDS encoding fatty acid desaturase family protein, which produces MNNNAPTFARQDNLKFFRTLNSRVNNYFKENNIKKTGNWQLHLKAVILFAVFLTPYFLILTLDMPFWVMLLLSIVIGIGMAGVGMNVMHDGNHGSYSTKNWINKFMGGTIYVLAGNVYNWQVQHNVLHHTYTNIPGHDEDLDAGRIIRFTEHAEWHSFHRFQHYYSVFLYGLLTFNWALTTDFKQMRNYIKRKLSYGEPKSPKILWTTLIITKVIYLSIWIILPILIGITWWKVLLGFFVMHYTAGLILSVVFQLAHVVDHTTNPTPNDLGEMDNTWAVHQLFTTTNFAPKNAIVNWYTGGLNHQIEHHIFPNISHIHYGKIAKIVKETAKECNLPYYEYKTMRSAIIAHFKHLRDLGMKPELSVN; this is translated from the coding sequence ATGAATAACAACGCACCTACTTTTGCAAGGCAAGACAATTTAAAGTTCTTCAGAACGCTTAATTCTCGTGTAAACAATTATTTCAAAGAAAACAACATCAAAAAAACCGGAAACTGGCAGCTGCATTTAAAAGCAGTTATTCTATTTGCCGTTTTTTTAACTCCATATTTTTTAATTCTGACTCTTGACATGCCTTTTTGGGTAATGCTGCTTTTATCTATCGTAATTGGTATAGGAATGGCCGGCGTGGGAATGAACGTCATGCACGACGGAAACCACGGATCGTATTCAACCAAAAACTGGATTAATAAATTTATGGGAGGAACTATCTATGTACTGGCAGGAAATGTTTACAACTGGCAGGTACAGCATAATGTACTTCACCACACATATACGAACATTCCGGGACATGACGAAGATCTGGATGCCGGACGTATTATTCGTTTTACTGAACATGCAGAATGGCATAGTTTTCACCGTTTTCAGCATTATTATTCTGTTTTCCTGTACGGATTATTAACTTTTAACTGGGCGCTTACAACAGATTTTAAACAGATGCGCAATTACATCAAAAGAAAATTATCGTACGGAGAACCAAAAAGCCCAAAAATTCTCTGGACAACTCTAATCATCACAAAAGTAATTTATTTGTCTATCTGGATTATTCTTCCAATACTTATTGGTATTACATGGTGGAAGGTCCTTCTTGGATTTTTCGTAATGCATTATACTGCCGGATTAATCTTAAGCGTGGTTTTCCAATTGGCACATGTTGTAGATCACACTACAAATCCAACACCAAATGATTTAGGAGAAATGGACAATACATGGGCTGTTCACCAATTGTTTACTACCACTAACTTTGCTCCAAAAAATGCCATTGTGAACTGGTACACAGGCGGATTAAACCATCAAATCGAACATCATATTTTCCCAAATATCAGTCATATTCATTATGGTAAGATTGCAAAAATTGTAAAAGAAACGGCAAAAGAATGCAACCTGCCTTATTATGAATACAAAACAATGCGAAGTGCCATTATTGCTCACTTTAAGCATTTACGTGATTTGGGAATGAAACCAGAATTATCCGTAAACTAA
- the pruA gene encoding L-glutamate gamma-semialdehyde dehydrogenase, with the protein MLKGFFHVPKAVNEPVKSYAPNSPEKAAVQAAYTTMWNSQIDVPLHIGSEEIRTGNTRNITAPHDHQHVVGKYHLAEKQHIEKAIANALESRKAWANMAWEQRAAIFLKAAELIAGPYRARINAATMIGQSKNIHQAEIDASCELIDFLRYNVEFMTQIYNDQPKSDSTVWNRVEYRPLEGFVYAITPFNFTAIAANLPASAAMMGNVVVWKPSDSQVFSTKIILDVFKEAGVPDGVINVVFGDALMITDTVLASRDFAGVHFTGSTHVFKDIWAKIGANIHNYKTYPRIVGETGGKDFIIAHPSANVKQVVTGITRGAFEFQGQKCSAASRAYIPQSLWPAVKEQLITDVKSMKMGSPEDFGNFITAVIHEGSFDKLASYIDQAKKDADAEIIIGGNYDKSVGYFIEPTVIVTTNPKYTTMETELFGPVITIYVYEDAKWEETLELVDTTSEYALTGAVFSQDRYAIEVATTKLQNSAGNFYINDKPTGAVVGMQPFGGARASGTNDKAGSALNLLRWASPRTIKETFVTPEDYRYPFLG; encoded by the coding sequence ATGTTAAAAGGATTCTTTCATGTACCAAAAGCGGTAAACGAGCCTGTAAAAAGTTACGCACCGAACTCACCAGAAAAAGCAGCTGTTCAGGCAGCTTATACCACAATGTGGAATTCTCAAATTGACGTTCCTTTACATATTGGAAGCGAAGAAATTAGAACTGGAAACACAAGAAATATTACAGCTCCTCACGATCACCAACACGTAGTTGGAAAATATCATTTAGCTGAAAAACAACATATCGAAAAAGCAATTGCTAATGCACTTGAATCAAGAAAAGCATGGGCAAATATGGCATGGGAACAACGTGCTGCTATTTTCTTAAAAGCTGCTGAACTTATCGCAGGACCATACAGAGCCCGTATTAACGCCGCTACAATGATTGGTCAGTCTAAAAATATTCATCAGGCAGAAATCGATGCTTCTTGCGAGCTAATCGACTTTTTACGTTACAATGTTGAGTTCATGACTCAAATCTATAACGATCAGCCAAAATCTGATTCTACTGTTTGGAACCGTGTAGAATACAGACCGTTAGAAGGTTTTGTATACGCAATTACTCCTTTTAACTTTACTGCTATCGCTGCAAACCTTCCTGCAAGTGCTGCCATGATGGGTAACGTTGTCGTTTGGAAACCAAGTGACAGCCAGGTATTTTCTACTAAAATTATTTTAGATGTTTTCAAAGAAGCTGGAGTTCCGGACGGTGTTATCAACGTAGTTTTTGGAGACGCTTTAATGATTACTGATACTGTTTTAGCAAGCCGTGATTTTGCCGGTGTTCACTTTACAGGATCAACTCATGTATTTAAAGATATCTGGGCAAAAATTGGTGCAAACATCCACAATTACAAAACATACCCAAGAATCGTTGGTGAAACTGGAGGTAAAGATTTTATCATTGCTCACCCAAGCGCAAACGTAAAACAAGTAGTTACTGGAATTACTCGTGGTGCTTTTGAATTTCAGGGACAAAAATGTTCTGCAGCTTCCAGAGCTTATATTCCACAAAGTTTATGGCCGGCTGTAAAAGAACAGTTGATTACTGATGTTAAATCTATGAAAATGGGTTCTCCAGAAGATTTTGGAAACTTTATTACAGCAGTTATTCACGAAGGATCTTTTGACAAATTAGCAAGTTATATTGATCAGGCTAAAAAAGATGCTGATGCTGAAATCATCATTGGAGGAAATTATGATAAATCTGTAGGATACTTTATTGAGCCAACGGTTATTGTAACTACTAATCCTAAATATACTACAATGGAAACTGAGTTGTTTGGACCAGTTATCACGATTTATGTTTACGAAGATGCTAAATGGGAAGAAACTCTTGAATTAGTTGATACTACTTCTGAGTATGCTTTAACAGGAGCAGTTTTCAGCCAGGATCGTTATGCAATTGAAGTAGCTACAACTAAATTGCAAAATTCTGCTGGTAACTTCTACATTAACGACAAACCAACTGGAGCTGTTGTAGGAATGCAGCCATTTGGCGGCGCAAGAGCTTCTGGAACTAACGATAAAGCAGGTTCTGCATTGAACTTATTACGTTGGGCTTCTCCAAGAACTATCAAAGAAACGTTTGTAACTCCGGAAGATTACAGATATCCATTCTTAGGTTAA
- a CDS encoding peptidase U32 family protein yields the protein MKKKIEILAPARDLIGGMAAINSGADAVYIGAPQFGARSNANNSIEDVAALVKYAHLFNAQVFVVMNTILYDNELETCRAMIWELYDIGVDALIIQDMAIMEMDLPPIVLHASTQANNRDADKIKFLKDAGIKRVVLARELNLHQIKTIYDHADVELEFFVTGALCVSFSGNCYMSVANGERSANRGSCAQNCRLPYNLIDGNGDTLIRNSHLLSIKDLDVSDQIPNLIEAGIVSFKIEGRLKDVAYVKNNVSYLRQKLDSFLEGSDKYIKASSGKCTYTFDSTLSRTFNRGYTDYFVNERHASIGSWESPKSKGQYIGKLIRTIGDAYEIENGELLNNGDGLCFINENNEADGIYVNKAENGKVYPNVLKEIKDGTFIYRNNDTAFIKIVEREDSAIRKIGTTLLLTENENGFELISTDEDGNVSTVKLEHAKEPTKTGESIEENIKVQLAKTGFTPYSADEINVMFSQNWFLPISKINEMRRNVFEQLSEIRLANYKREEHQLVKTSHPYPETKLDFMYNVSNKTARKFYERHGVTEIEKAFELQWDPGKSRVMTTKYCIKYELKKCPIHQKDIVGVKVKEPLVLKQGELEYKLKFNCKPCEMEIWEKDAEFEIEEDHFH from the coding sequence ATGAAGAAGAAAATAGAAATATTAGCTCCAGCAAGAGATTTAATCGGCGGAATGGCAGCTATTAACAGCGGTGCCGATGCAGTATATATTGGTGCGCCGCAATTTGGAGCACGTTCTAATGCCAACAACTCTATTGAAGATGTTGCCGCATTGGTAAAATATGCGCATTTATTTAATGCTCAGGTTTTTGTGGTAATGAATACCATTTTGTACGACAACGAATTAGAAACGTGTCGTGCCATGATTTGGGAATTATACGATATTGGTGTTGATGCCTTGATTATTCAGGATATGGCGATTATGGAAATGGACTTGCCTCCTATCGTACTTCACGCCAGCACACAAGCCAATAATCGTGATGCCGATAAAATTAAATTTTTGAAAGATGCCGGAATCAAACGTGTGGTTTTAGCACGTGAGTTAAACCTGCATCAAATCAAAACTATTTATGATCACGCTGATGTTGAACTAGAATTCTTCGTAACTGGAGCGCTTTGTGTTTCATTCAGTGGAAACTGTTATATGAGTGTAGCAAACGGAGAACGCAGCGCGAACCGTGGTTCTTGTGCTCAAAACTGTCGTTTACCATATAACTTAATCGACGGAAACGGAGATACTTTAATCAGAAACAGTCACTTGCTTTCGATTAAAGATTTAGATGTTTCAGATCAAATTCCGAATTTGATCGAAGCTGGAATTGTTTCTTTCAAAATTGAAGGACGTCTTAAAGATGTTGCTTACGTTAAAAACAACGTATCTTATTTACGTCAAAAATTAGATAGTTTCTTAGAAGGAAGTGATAAATACATCAAAGCTTCTTCTGGAAAATGTACTTATACTTTCGATTCTACTTTAAGCAGAACTTTCAACCGTGGTTATACAGATTATTTCGTAAACGAAAGACACGCTAGTATTGGTTCTTGGGAAAGTCCAAAATCAAAAGGGCAATATATTGGTAAATTAATCCGAACTATTGGAGACGCTTACGAAATCGAAAACGGTGAATTATTAAACAACGGAGACGGACTTTGTTTCATCAACGAAAACAACGAAGCCGACGGAATTTATGTAAACAAAGCCGAAAACGGAAAAGTGTATCCAAACGTTTTAAAAGAAATCAAAGACGGAACTTTCATTTACCGTAACAACGATACTGCTTTCATCAAAATTGTTGAAAGAGAAGATAGTGCGATCCGTAAAATTGGAACGACTTTATTGCTTACCGAAAACGAAAATGGTTTCGAATTAATCTCAACCGACGAAGACGGAAACGTGAGCACTGTAAAATTAGAACACGCAAAAGAGCCTACTAAAACTGGTGAATCAATCGAAGAAAATATTAAAGTCCAATTGGCAAAAACAGGTTTTACACCTTACAGCGCCGATGAAATCAATGTAATGTTCTCTCAAAACTGGTTCCTTCCTATTTCGAAAATCAACGAAATGAGAAGAAATGTTTTCGAACAATTATCAGAAATTCGTTTGGCAAACTATAAACGCGAAGAACATCAATTGGTAAAAACGTCACATCCTTATCCAGAAACGAAACTGGATTTTATGTACAACGTTTCGAACAAAACGGCTCGTAAATTCTACGAACGCCACGGTGTTACCGAAATCGAAAAAGCATTCGAATTACAATGGGATCCGGGAAAATCTCGTGTAATGACAACCAAATATTGCATCAAATACGAATTAAAAAAATGTCCGATTCACCAAAAAGATATTGTTGGTGTTAAGGTAAAAGAACCTTTGGTTTTAAAACAGGGCGAGTTAGAATACAAACTAAAATTCAACTGCAAACCCTGCGAAATGGAAATCTGGGAAAAAGATGCCGAATTTGAGATTGAAGAAGATCATTTTCATTAA
- a CDS encoding ATP-dependent DNA ligase: MKNFAQLIKTLDSSNKTNVKVDALTMYFKNASPEDKVWTIAILSHRRPPRPVNTTLLRLWANELANIPLWLFEESYHIVGDLAETIALIIPTTNEHSDKSLTEFLQEIIALKKKPDSEKKEYLHENWKALNYYERFVFTKLITGSFRIGVSQKLMTRALSKAENVDEDALAYKLMGNWNPNEITFQELILDEKSSDYLSKPYPFYLAYPIEGEIEDLGNPEDWSIEHKWDGIRSQTIIRDNEIYVWSRGEELVTDKYPEFHNLVGLIPNGTVIDAEILAFPENQIGTFNDLQARIGRKTISANLLEKVPVILKAYDILEWEGKDIRNLAYSERRALLEDLYEDIKDLNTPFRLSERVSLKTWEDVANERMRAREMKSEGLMLKRNTSPYQVGRKKGDWWKWKIEPLVIDAVLTYAMRGHGRRSNLFTDYTFALWQTNENGEKELVTFAKAYSGLTDAEFRRVDDFIKKNTLERFGPVRSVTPELVFEIGFEGISLSKRHKSGVATRFPRILRWRHDKKIEDANSIEDLKNMIS, from the coding sequence ATGAAAAATTTTGCCCAACTTATAAAAACGCTGGACAGTTCCAATAAAACGAACGTAAAAGTCGATGCGCTAACGATGTATTTTAAAAATGCATCGCCTGAGGATAAAGTCTGGACCATTGCGATTCTTTCGCATCGTCGTCCGCCAAGACCTGTCAATACGACTTTGTTACGACTTTGGGCAAATGAACTGGCAAATATTCCGTTGTGGCTGTTTGAAGAAAGTTATCATATTGTAGGCGATTTGGCTGAAACTATAGCATTGATAATTCCAACAACAAACGAACATTCTGATAAAAGTTTAACCGAATTTCTGCAGGAAATTATTGCTTTGAAAAAGAAACCTGATTCTGAAAAAAAAGAATACCTGCACGAAAACTGGAAAGCACTCAATTATTACGAACGTTTTGTTTTTACCAAACTAATAACCGGAAGTTTCAGAATCGGCGTAAGCCAAAAATTAATGACAAGAGCTTTATCAAAAGCAGAAAATGTAGATGAAGATGCTTTGGCTTACAAATTAATGGGAAATTGGAATCCGAATGAAATTACATTTCAGGAATTGATTTTGGACGAAAAAAGTTCAGATTATCTCTCAAAGCCATATCCATTTTATCTCGCGTATCCAATTGAAGGAGAAATTGAAGATTTAGGAAATCCCGAAGACTGGTCGATAGAACATAAATGGGACGGTATTCGCTCGCAGACTATTATTCGGGATAACGAAATTTACGTTTGGTCAAGAGGCGAGGAGCTGGTTACCGATAAATATCCGGAATTTCATAATTTGGTTGGCTTAATTCCAAACGGAACTGTTATTGATGCCGAAATTTTGGCTTTTCCAGAAAATCAAATCGGAACTTTTAATGATCTTCAAGCCCGAATCGGACGAAAAACCATATCGGCAAACCTGTTGGAAAAAGTCCCCGTTATTTTAAAAGCATACGATATTTTAGAATGGGAAGGTAAAGATATTCGAAATCTCGCTTACAGCGAAAGAAGAGCTTTACTCGAAGATTTATATGAAGATATCAAAGATTTAAATACACCTTTTCGACTTTCAGAAAGAGTTTCGCTAAAAACCTGGGAAGATGTGGCGAATGAACGAATGCGCGCCCGCGAAATGAAAAGCGAAGGTTTGATGCTAAAACGAAATACGTCGCCTTATCAAGTCGGAAGAAAAAAAGGAGATTGGTGGAAATGGAAAATCGAACCTCTTGTAATTGATGCGGTTTTAACCTACGCCATGCGCGGACACGGACGACGTTCGAATTTGTTTACCGATTATACTTTTGCGCTTTGGCAGACCAATGAAAATGGAGAAAAAGAACTCGTAACTTTTGCGAAAGCCTATTCCGGTTTAACCGATGCCGAATTTAGACGTGTAGACGACTTTATAAAAAAGAATACTTTAGAACGTTTTGGCCCAGTTCGAAGTGTAACTCCTGAATTGGTTTTTGAAATTGGTTTCGAAGGAATTTCACTTTCAAAAAGACATAAAAGCGGTGTGGCAACACGATTTCCGAGGATTTTAAGATGGCGGCACGACAAAAAAATCGAAGACGCGAATTCTATTGAAGATTTAAAAAATATGATTTCGTAA
- the rsmG gene encoding 16S rRNA (guanine(527)-N(7))-methyltransferase RsmG, which produces MDEILKYFPDLTDLQIEQFQKLDFLYHDWNEKINVISRKDIDSLYTKHILHSLGIAKVMKFVPGTTVLDVGTGGGFPGIPLAILFPETRFYLIDVIAKKIKVVQGVVDSLELKNVKAEQKRAELVKGDFDFIVSRAVTNMPDFVSWIKDKIKKQHKHTLKNGILYLKGGDLAEELKDFPNAALYDLADFFEDEFFETKKVVHLPLKFKA; this is translated from the coding sequence ATGGATGAGATATTGAAATATTTTCCTGATTTGACTGATCTTCAAATCGAACAATTTCAAAAATTAGACTTTTTATACCACGACTGGAACGAGAAAATCAATGTTATTTCACGCAAAGACATCGATTCTTTATATACAAAACATATTTTACATTCGTTAGGAATTGCCAAGGTTATGAAATTCGTACCGGGAACTACCGTTTTAGATGTTGGAACGGGCGGAGGTTTTCCGGGAATTCCTTTAGCGATTCTTTTTCCGGAGACGCGTTTTTATCTGATTGATGTAATTGCCAAAAAAATAAAAGTGGTTCAGGGAGTTGTTGACTCGTTAGAATTAAAGAACGTAAAGGCAGAACAAAAACGTGCTGAACTGGTAAAAGGCGACTTCGATTTTATTGTAAGCCGTGCCGTAACCAATATGCCTGATTTTGTTTCATGGATAAAAGATAAAATCAAAAAACAGCATAAACACACTTTAAAAAACGGAATCTTATATTTAAAAGGAGGCGATTTAGCCGAAGAATTAAAAGATTTTCCAAATGCTGCTTTATACGATCTGGCAGATTTTTTTGAAGATGAATTTTTTGAAACTAAGAAAGTTGTTCATCTTCCTTTGAAATTTAAAGCATAA
- a CDS encoding ferritin-like domain-containing protein: MTNTDETTKEAVKTLEGLISILEDGKLGYTDAALHVENPAMKTDFLEYARERDLFIVELQDQINKLGKSTDNSGGGPLGALHRTWIDIKSAFTGGDTEAIINACITGEEAAIEKYKKALEENHLEHDQVYIVSKQLNSIQNTLSQIKMRAN; the protein is encoded by the coding sequence ATGACAAATACAGATGAAACCACAAAAGAAGCAGTTAAAACTCTTGAAGGATTAATTTCAATTCTTGAAGATGGGAAACTAGGATATACAGATGCGGCACTGCATGTAGAAAATCCGGCCATGAAAACCGATTTTCTGGAATATGCCCGTGAAAGAGATTTATTTATTGTAGAATTACAAGACCAGATCAACAAATTAGGAAAATCGACAGATAATTCAGGCGGAGGTCCGCTTGGAGCCTTACATCGTACCTGGATTGACATAAAATCCGCTTTTACAGGAGGCGATACAGAAGCAATTATCAATGCCTGCATTACAGGTGAAGAAGCTGCTATCGAAAAATACAAAAAAGCTCTTGAAGAAAATCATTTAGAACACGATCAGGTTTACATTGTTTCTAAACAATTAAACAGTATTCAAAATACTTTATCGCAAATAAAAATGAGAGCAAACTAA
- a CDS encoding ligase-associated DNA damage response exonuclease: protein MKIPLLAFNDKGIYCQQADVYLDPWRPVKNAIITHGHADHSRWGHQNYITHHYNVPIIRHRLGEINVTGKEWGETFVINNVKFSLHPAGHIIGSSQIRVEHKGEVWVFTGDYKTEDDGISTPYETVKCDTFITECTFGLPAFNWTPQAEVISEINNWWAENKAEGRTSILFGYSLGKAQRLLKYLDTDIGKIYAHGAIENMTNVLRPMVYFPPTELITRETKREALLGNIVLAPPSAHGSIWIRKMTPFVTGAASGWMAFRGARRRRAIDKGFVLSDHCDWHSLLESIKATGAEKVICTHGYTDIFAKYLRELGYDARTEKTQYEGETAEMEKAELDQETSIVSEN, encoded by the coding sequence ATGAAAATACCGCTTTTAGCTTTTAACGACAAAGGTATTTACTGCCAGCAGGCAGATGTTTATCTCGATCCGTGGCGTCCGGTAAAAAACGCCATAATTACCCACGGACATGCCGACCATTCGCGTTGGGGACATCAAAATTATATTACACATCATTATAATGTTCCAATCATTCGCCATCGATTGGGCGAAATAAATGTGACGGGAAAAGAATGGGGAGAAACCTTTGTAATCAACAATGTAAAATTTTCGCTTCATCCCGCCGGACATATTATTGGAAGTTCACAAATAAGGGTGGAACACAAAGGCGAAGTCTGGGTTTTTACAGGCGATTACAAAACCGAAGACGATGGAATTTCTACGCCATATGAAACCGTAAAATGCGACACTTTTATAACCGAATGTACTTTTGGACTTCCGGCATTTAATTGGACACCGCAAGCCGAAGTAATTTCAGAAATCAATAATTGGTGGGCAGAAAATAAAGCAGAAGGCAGAACTTCAATCCTGTTTGGCTATTCTTTAGGAAAAGCACAAAGGCTTTTAAAATACCTCGATACCGATATTGGAAAAATCTACGCACACGGTGCAATTGAAAATATGACGAATGTTTTACGACCGATGGTATATTTTCCTCCAACCGAATTAATTACAAGAGAAACCAAAAGAGAAGCACTTTTAGGAAATATTGTTCTCGCGCCGCCAAGCGCACACGGAAGTATCTGGATAAGGAAAATGACACCTTTTGTAACCGGGGCAGCAAGCGGATGGATGGCTTTTCGTGGAGCAAGACGAAGACGCGCCATTGATAAAGGTTTTGTATTAAGCGATCACTGCGACTGGCATTCTTTATTAGAAAGTATAAAAGCAACCGGAGCCGAAAAAGTAATTTGTACACACGGTTACACCGATATTTTTGCTAAATATTTAAGAGAATTAGGTTACGACGCCAGAACCGAAAAAACACAATATGAAGGTGAAACTGCAGAAATGGAAAAAGCCGAACTCGATCAGGAAACGTCTATTGTTTCTGAAAATTAA